From Campylobacter pinnipediorum subsp. caledonicus:
AGACTGTATACAGGTCATGCTGATTTAATACCTTATACCTCGATATATAAAAAGAAATTTGGTAATGGAGTTACCTTTTACGAGAAAGACTAACATATATAGACTGCTTTAAGAGCAGTCTATGGTATTATCATTCTTGGATTTTATCCATTGTGTTAAAAATACAAATCCGTAAATAATAGCACAAATAATATAACTAATATATTCGTTGGGTATTATTAAATACTTAGCACATACATTTGGAACAAGTGCTAAAGGAACAACTGGAATAAGCAATAATCTTTCCCATATTCTAAGATTTGTAATAAAATAACCTTGCAATAAAGATGCAAAAGCAAACATTCCAACAACTGCCATAGCAAAAACAACAACTATCTCAATAGGATTGTTCAACCAGACAATACCTTTTGCATCATAAGGATTTAATGGATCAACAGACTCAATTAATAATAATTTATTATTAAAGAAAAAGGCAAAAGGCAAAATAGCAGTTCTTAAATCATAAAAAAATCCCTGAACTCCAACTATAACTGGATTTGCTTTTGCTATACCAGCGGCCGCATAAGCTGCTATACCAACAGGAGGAGTATCATCGGCTAAAATACCAAAATAAAATACAAACAAATGAACAGCAATGGCTGGAATCAAAAATCCATTTTTGGCAGCAAGTAAAAGTATAACAGGAGCCACCAAGCTAGACACAACTATATAATTTGCTGTTGTTGGAAGACCCATACCAAGCAACAAAGACATTAAAGCAGTTAAAAATAAAATAAGTATTATGTTATCTCCTGCCAACTGTTCAACCACCTCAGATAAAACCTGACCAAGGCCTGTAAGCGATATAGAGCCAACTATAATACCAGCCAAAGCTGTGGCTGCAGCTATAGTAGTCATATTTTTAGCAGCTGTAACCATAGCCCAAAAAATATCACTAAAGCCTATTGATATATCTTCTATGCCTACCTTTTCTCCCATGGTAAGCTTTTTTACTGGTTCTTGAAAAATCATTATTAAAAACAATAATAAAATAGCATTAAAAGCAGCAGATATAGCTGATTGTTTGGCTATCAAAAGAGTATATAAAAGCATTAAAATAGGAAGTATATAATGAAGTCCACTTACAAATATTTTAAATTTTGATTGATATTCGTTATCTTTTATTCCTTTAAGACCAAGCTTACAACTTTCCAAATGCACTATAAAAAATAAAGATATATAACACGCAAAAGCAGGAATAATGGCAGCTATCATAACATTTGTATAACTCATACCTAAAAACTCAGCTATTATAAATGCCGCCGCACCCATAATAGGAGGCATAAGCTGGCCATTAACACCTGCAGCGACCTCTATAGCACCAGCTTTTACCCTTGTAAGTCCGGCTTTTTTCATCAAAGGTATAGTAAATGTTCCAACTGTTACAACATTTGCAGTAGAGCTTCCGCTAACCATACCTGTAAGACCACTAGCTATAACAGATGCTTTTGCTGGACCTCCTTTAAAACGACCAAGTAAAGCAAATGCTACATTTATAAAATACTGACCTGCCCCAGCTCTTTCAAGCAAAGATCCAAAAAGAACAAAAAGATATATAAAACTTACACTAACACCTATAGGAACACCAAAAACACCCTCTGTTGTTAAAAACATATGTCCAGCAAGCTTTTGTATACTAGCACCTTGGTGCGATATAAGATCAGGCATATACTGACCAAAATAATCATACATTAAGAATATACCACAAATAATACCCAAAGCTGGTCCTAAAACTCTTCTTCCAGCTTCTATAATCACAAAAACAGCTATACATGAGACAGTTATATCTCTTTGTAAATAATCACCAGGTCTTGAAGCAAGCCCATAAAAATCAACAGCTGGATAAACAACAACACCTATACCAACCACAAATAGCAAAATATCATAAAATGGTAATTTAAAATGGGCTTTTTTATGTATTTTTATAGGATAAAGTAAAAATATCAACGCTATAGCAAAAGATAAATGTATAGAGCGAGAAATAGTAGTATTTAATGGAAAATAAGCAACATATAGCTGAAAGACAGACCATACAAAACATATACTAATCACAAAATAATTATAAAAATTAGAGTCAATTTCTCTAGTTTTAACCTCAACAAATTCTTCTTTTTCTGATGGATAACTCATGCTTATTCTTATGCCTTTAATCAAATTTAAGTATAAGATTATATCAAAAAAGTTTTAAGTAGCTTATAATATATCGATATTAAGTAGAAAACACCCCCTGCAATAGAGGGTATTTGGATTATATTTTAGTACAAATTTTTCTATTAAAATATGCAAGAACACTAACAAAAATCATTACGCCGATTATAACCCATATAAAGTTAGGGATAGGAAAACTATCGCCGGCAGCATAAGAGTGCATACCAGCTAAATAAAAGTTAACACCAAAGTATGTCATAATAATGGACCAATAAGCAAACATAGATAAAACAGCAAAAGCATATTGACTATTTATTTTTGCAACAAATCTAATATGCAATACAGCAGCATACACAAGAATAGAAACTAAAGCCCATGTCTCTTTACTATCCCATCCCCAGTATCTTCCCCAGCTTTCATTTGCCCATACACCACCAAGAAAG
This genomic window contains:
- a CDS encoding TRAP transporter permease, whose protein sequence is MSYPSEKEEFVEVKTREIDSNFYNYFVISICFVWSVFQLYVAYFPLNTTISRSIHLSFAIALIFLLYPIKIHKKAHFKLPFYDILLFVVGIGVVVYPAVDFYGLASRPGDYLQRDITVSCIAVFVIIEAGRRVLGPALGIICGIFLMYDYFGQYMPDLISHQGASIQKLAGHMFLTTEGVFGVPIGVSVSFIYLFVLFGSLLERAGAGQYFINVAFALLGRFKGGPAKASVIASGLTGMVSGSSTANVVTVGTFTIPLMKKAGLTRVKAGAIEVAAGVNGQLMPPIMGAAAFIIAEFLGMSYTNVMIAAIIPAFACYISLFFIVHLESCKLGLKGIKDNEYQSKFKIFVSGLHYILPILMLLYTLLIAKQSAISAAFNAILLLFLIMIFQEPVKKLTMGEKVGIEDISIGFSDIFWAMVTAAKNMTTIAAATALAGIIVGSISLTGLGQVLSEVVEQLAGDNIILILFLTALMSLLLGMGLPTTANYIVVSSLVAPVILLLAAKNGFLIPAIAVHLFVFYFGILADDTPPVGIAAYAAAGIAKANPVIVGVQGFFYDLRTAILPFAFFFNNKLLLIESVDPLNPYDAKGIVWLNNPIEIVVVFAMAVVGMFAFASLLQGYFITNLRIWERLLLIPVVPLALVPNVCAKYLIIPNEYISYIICAIIYGFVFLTQWIKSKNDNTIDCS